The Lutibacter profundi region CACTTTTAAACCATCTTTTTCAAAATGTTCTGCCAAATACAAGGCATTTTCACTATGCTTTTTCATTCTAATATGCAATGTTCGCAAGTTTTTCAAAATACTTGCTGAACGGAAACTATCCATTACAGGACCTAACAACATAGCTGCTCCATCGTTTACACTTCTTAAACTATCTATAAATTCTTGTGAAGCACAAACAACACCTCCTACAGTATCGTTTGTTCCATTAATAAATTTTGTTAAACTGTGAATTGTGATATCTGCTCCTAATTTTTGTGGAGAAATTATTAAAGGGGTAAATGTATTATCTACCACCAATAATATGTTGTGCTTTTTTGCAATTTTTGATAATGCTGTTACATTAGCAACTTCTAATAGCGGATTACTAATTGATTCACAATAAATCATTTTTGTTGTAGAAGTAATTGCTGCTTCAATTTTTTCCAACGAAGTAATATCAACAAAAGAAGTTGTAATATTTAATTTTGGTATAAAGTTTTTTAAAAATGCATACGTACCACCATAAATGGTTCTACTTGAAACAATATGATCTCCTGCTCCACAAACTTGCAATAATACTGAAGTTATTGCTCCCATACCCGATGCTGCTACATTAGCAGTTTCTGTAAATTCCATAGCCGCCAAAGCTTCATTTAGGTATAAATTACTTGGACTGGTATGGCGTGAATATAAATAACACCCCTCTGCATGTCCTTCAAAAGTATCAAGCATTGTTTTGGCATGTAAAAATGTATATGTTGCTGAATCTGAAATTGAAGGATTTACACCTCCAAACTCTCCAAAATATTGTAAATCTTGAATGTTATTTGCTGGTTTATTGCTCATGACTAAAATTTTTATATTATAAAATTACAAAACAACCACTTAATAAACTGAATTATTTACTAATATCAGTTATTTTTACTATATATTTTAATAAATACAGTTATAACAACTTTATACTTCTATTATTTTACTTATTTTTAGCAAAAAATACTAATATGATAAAACTAGACGTAACAGATAAAAACATTTTAAAATTACTTCAAGTAAATTCAAAAGCCAACATCAAAGAAATTGCACTAAAAATTGGTTTAACACAAACTCCTACCTATGAACGTATTAAAAGGCTGGAAAAGCACGGTGTAATTCAACAATATATAGCTGTATTAAATAAAGAAAAATTAGGGTACACCATTGAGGTGTTTTGCCAAGTTACCCTATTGGTACACTCTAAAGAATTGATTCGAAAATTTGAGATTGCAGTAAATAAAATGGATGAAGTTATTGAATGTTTTCATATAGCTGGCAACTACGATTATTTGTTGAAAGTAATTGTAAAAGATATGAAAAGCTATCAGCTTTTTTTAAAAAACAAATTAGCTATTTTAGATTCTGTTGGGAATGTTCAAAGTACTTTTGTAATGTCTTCAACAAAAAAAACAGGAATCCTTAAATTTAGTGAAGATACTTGAAATTAATACTTTTTAAATTTAATGCTCTTTGTTTTTATTTTAAAAATATAATTCCCTTTAAGAAGGTTTTCTATATTAACTGTGATTATATGCTGTGTATGGTTTACTATTTTAATTTTAGAAGTCAACTCCTGACCAAGCATATTGTAAATTTTAAACTCTTTTATAGCTAT contains the following coding sequences:
- a CDS encoding Lrp/AsnC family transcriptional regulator — protein: MIKLDVTDKNILKLLQVNSKANIKEIALKIGLTQTPTYERIKRLEKHGVIQQYIAVLNKEKLGYTIEVFCQVTLLVHSKELIRKFEIAVNKMDEVIECFHIAGNYDYLLKVIVKDMKSYQLFLKNKLAILDSVGNVQSTFVMSSTKKTGILKFSEDT
- a CDS encoding aminotransferase class I/II-fold pyridoxal phosphate-dependent enzyme — translated: MSNKPANNIQDLQYFGEFGGVNPSISDSATYTFLHAKTMLDTFEGHAEGCYLYSRHTSPSNLYLNEALAAMEFTETANVAASGMGAITSVLLQVCGAGDHIVSSRTIYGGTYAFLKNFIPKLNITTSFVDITSLEKIEAAITSTTKMIYCESISNPLLEVANVTALSKIAKKHNILLVVDNTFTPLIISPQKLGADITIHSLTKFINGTNDTVGGVVCASQEFIDSLRSVNDGAAMLLGPVMDSFRSASILKNLRTLHIRMKKHSENALYLAEHFEKDGLKVVYPGLKSHSDHELFKTMYNEEYGFGGIMTIDVGTLKKANELMELMQHNNLGYLAVSLGFYKTLFSAPGTSTSSEIPEEEQVEMGLSDGIIRFSIGLDNDIERTYRAMHKCMTEIGVL